Proteins from a genomic interval of Rosa chinensis cultivar Old Blush chromosome 2, RchiOBHm-V2, whole genome shotgun sequence:
- the LOC112185874 gene encoding uncharacterized protein LOC112185874 — MLVLKRQGAVNFLTHPSKHRQPLSLGRRLHRFTEMAAYLYNHNCKGFHAQAPIPHPNHRFAGLVRQIRNRKTSNLTVKCCFNSSNHNNNRVKGNVFENPNGRLVWDLDSELRRSQNGGFQGSLNGFHSQTLSRDKIVVAVDVDEVLGNFVSALNRFIADRYAANHTVSEYHVYEFFKIWKCSRDEADLRVHEFFKTSYFKTGIHPLPGAKETLNKLSGFCNLSVVTSRQNAIKDHTIQWIESHFPGLFQEIHFGNHFALHGESRPKSEICRSLGAKVLIDDNPRYALECAEVGIRVLLFDYENSYPWCKSDSVDLHPLVTRVHNWEAVEKQLLAWVTS, encoded by the exons ATGTTGGTGTTGAAAAGGCAAGGCGCCGTTAACTTTCTCACACACCCTTCAAAGCACCGCCAACCTTTGAGTCTAGGTCGTCGTCTTCATCGATTTACAGAGATGGCCGCCTATTTGTACAACCATAACTGTAAGGGATTTCATGCACAAGCCCCAATTCCGCACCCAAATCATCGATTCGCGGGTCTTGTTCGCCAGATTCGGAATCGAAAGACGTCCAATTTGACCGTGAAATGTTGCTTCAATAGTAGCAATCATAACAATAATAGAGTCAAGGGCAATGTGTTTGAGAATCCGAATGGGCGGTTGGTCTGGGATTTGGATTCGGAGCTCCGGAGATCCCAGAATGGTGGCTTTCAGGGGAGTCTTAATGGGTTTCACAGCCAGACTCTGTCCCGGGATAAAATTGTGGTTGCTGTTGATGTGGATGAGG TTTTGGGCAACTTTGTGTCGGCTCTGAACAGGTTTATTGCTGATCGTTACGCGGCGAACCATACGGTTTCGGAGTACCATGTGTATGAGTTCTTCAAG ATATGGAAGTGTTCCCGTGATGAAG CCGATCTTCGTGTTCATGAGTTCTTTAAAACATCATATTTCAAGACTGGGATCCACCCACTCCCAGGTGCTAAGGAGACGCTTAATAAGTTGTCAGGATTTTGTAACCTGTCAGTTGTGAC TTCTCGGCAGAATGCAATCAAGGACCACACAATTCAATGGATTGAAAGTCATTTTCCAGGACTATTTCAGGAGATTCACTTTGGCAACCACTTTGCTCTACATGGAGAGTCAAGGCCCAAGTCAGAAATATGCAG GTCTCTAGGAGCAAAGGTTCTGATTGATGACAATCCAAGGTATGCACTTGAATGTGCCGAAGTTGGGATCAGGGTTCTACTTTTTGATTACGAGAACTCATATCCTTGGTGCAAGTCCGATTCTGTTGATCTACATCCCCTCGTGACCAGGGTTCATAACTGGGAAGCAGTGGAGAAGCAATTATTGGCATGGGTTACTTcatag
- the LOC112183486 gene encoding glucan endo-1,3-beta-glucosidase 5, producing the protein MGFRYLYILLLCLFSQGFLRGVHGGFACNWGTRATHPLPPDIVVRLLKDNGFTKVKLFEADPGALEALGDSGIQVMLGIPNEFLAPLASTVTIAETWVAQNVSKYMSKYGVDIRYVAVGNEPFLTSYKDAFLNTTFPALQNIQAALIKAGLGRQVKVTVPLNADVYQTDSGLPSGGNFRSDIHSLLLSMMKFLSDNGGALTINIYPFLSLQADPDFPKEYAFFDKGAKPVVDGSISYTNVLDANFDTCIAALEKNGFSSLPVIVGEIGWPTDGDPNANIENAKRFNQGLVRRILAGQGSPKRSTPPDIYIFGLIDEDAKSVLPGNFERHWGVFNYDGSLKYSLDIGKGKALVPAKGVQYLARRWCIMSPSASTSDPNLVQSIDYACTYADCTSLGYGSSCGMLDPRSNASYAFNMYYQTMDQRKDACNFSSLSITTSVDPSPPSNGQNRTCQFKIMIDLSKHQKAKRPPSSVAAGLNEHSSQKFVMALLVLVLVSTLII; encoded by the exons ATGGGGTTTCGTTATCTGTATATTTTGTTGCTCTGCTTATTTAGTCAAGGTTTTTTGAGAGGCGTTCATGGTGGCTTTGCATGCAACTGGGGAACGCGGGCGACACACCCATTGCCACCTGATATAGTTGTGAGGCTTTTGAAGGACAATGGGTTCACCAAGGTGAAGCTATTTGAAGCTGATCCTGGGGCACTTGAAGCTCTAGGAGATTCCGGTATCCAGGTTATGCTGGGAATACCCAATGAGTTCTTGGCACCGCTAGCAAGTACTGTTACGATCGCTGAAACGTGGGTGGCTCAGAATGTATCAAAATACATGTCTAAATACGGGGTCGATATAAG GTATGTGGCTGTAGGAAATGAACCCTTCCTCACAAGCTACAAAGACGCATTCCTCAACACCACATTTCCAGCACTCCAAAACATTCAAGCAGCCCTCATAAAAGCCGGGCTAGGGAGACAAGTGAAGGTCACTGTTCCACTAAACGCCGACGTCTACCAGACCGACAGTGGTCTTCCCTCCGGAGGCAACTTCCGGTCCGACATCCACAGCCTCCTACTCTCCATGATGAAGTTCCTCAGTGACAATGGTGGTGCTCTCACTATCAACATCTACCCCTTTCTTAGTCTCCAAGCTGACCCTGATTTCCCCAAAGAATATGCCTTCTTCGACAAAGGTGCAAAACCTGTTGTGGATGGTTCTATTTCCTACACCAATGTTCTTGACGCCAATTTTGACACCTGCATTGCTGCTCTGGAAAAGAATGGCTTCTCCTCTTTGCCTGTTATTGTAGGAGAGATCGGGTGGCCGACTGATGGTGACCCCAACGCTAACATAGAAAATGCAAAAAGATTCAATCAAGGGCTTGTGCGTCGTATACTTGCAGGGCAAGGCAGCCCAAAAAGGTCAACCCCGCCTGATATATACATATTCGGACTCATAGATGAAGATGCCAAGAGCGTCCTACCTGGGAATTTTGAGCGGCATTGGGGCGTCTTCAATTATGATGGATCACTCAAATACTCATTGGATatag GTAAAGGAAAAGCTTTGGTTCCGGCGAAAGGAGTGCAATACTTGGCAAGACGATGGTGCATAATGTCACCTTCAGCAAGCACTTCCGACCCCAATTTGGTCCAGAGCATCGACTATGCTTGCACTTATGCCGATTGCACTAGTCTTGGATATGGCTCTTCTTGTGGAATGCTTGACCCAAGGAGCAATGCTTCTTATGCTTTCAATATGTACTACCAAACCATGGACCAACGCAAAGATGCATGCAATTTCTCGAGTCTGTCCATCACCACCAGTGTCGATCCATCTCCACCGTCGAATGGCCAGAACAGGACGTGTCAGTTTAAGATCATGATCGATCTGTCGAAGCACCAGAAAGCTAAACGGCCTCCTTCTTCAGTGGCTGCAGGACTAAATGAGCATAGCTCCCAAAAATTTGTGATGGCTTTACTTGTCCTTGTATTAGTGTCCACATTGATCATCTAA